CTCCATCACAAAGATGAGCTTTTTCTATACTATTATCTCATTTATAGCTAAATTAATAAACTAACAACAAACTTACTGTTGACACTGTTATTCTGttggattttttcatttgttgcttGAGTTACAGATGTGGTGGGCTCAGGCAGAGTTaagaaattaaacacagaatACTTGTCTCGTTTCACTTTTGGTAGCCCAACAATGGAAGAACtagagggaaataaaaatgtttgttgaTTATCGTTTTCAACACAGAAAAGGCCTCAAATTATCTACAACAAGCTGAAACACCTACAGTAGTCCTTAAAACACATACTATTTTGTCAGAAGTCACCATGTTTAATGAGGCAAATAAAAACATTGGGCAGTTCTATATTACATTTACTATGACACAAAGAGAAAACATCAAGCCAGATTTTCCACAAGCAAATGAAAAACTCAGGATTTtcaaaaagtatgaaaaatatcAGTATCAATCATCTTACTCAGGATATGGATCAGGAACATTAAATCTTTTACACAACAGTTTTTCAGGATGCCATTCAAACTTGTCTCTTGTGAGTTTGCCAAACATCTTCATCTTCACAGCAGTTTCCTTATCATCAATATCATTCTGAAAAAGTCAAACATTTCTAGCTGCTAAATAAGTAACAACTTACTGAATTGACTATTACTGTTTTAAGACTTAAAAACAGGAcagaaacataaatatttaagtgtAGTTTAACAAATCACTGCTTTGTATGCAGTGAGTGTTTTCAAAAGTTTGCTGaagagaagggcaacaaaacaTTGACATTATATCTACAAAAGAgtgttaaagaaaaagaattttgaaagtcAGGGTTAAGGCAGCAACTGCAGCTCCAATGTACTAAAAGACTGTGAACAGCATATACCTCTTGGTCCCGAGGAACTTCGACTTTGTCAACATCATCTTCATATTTGGCCCGGGTAAACCTGGATGACAGTGTTGAATTTGAGGATTTGTAAAACATTGCTGCACGGAAGAACTCCTCTTGTTCTCTTCCTCGCTCCCATTCTGTCATACTCGGATCTAAATAATGCTCCAATGTATCTACTATAAAATAAGGAGAGAAATGCTCAGCAGAGATTACAGCTTACTTAGGTCTgatgctttttaaacaaaaaataagacaATAAGCAAACATCCTTGCAAGTATTTAATGAGTATTTAGTTTAAGGATAGTATTAATCTCAACTGTGTTATTCCTTGATTAAGCGAGGTAGTTTTTCAAGACGGCAAGAATGATAGCATTTGCCAAATGCAAGacagatattttaaataattttacttgtAATGCTGACTCCTTACTCATTGCCCCTAAGGAATGTTCAAAATACTTTATGTATTTAataggtgttttaaaaaaaaaaaagtataatccAAAGCTTTATCAAATAactaaaacacagaacaaaaaagttCACCAGCAAGCAAGCCTGGCCAGGCTTTGGTAACTTCAAGGGGCTTTCCGATAGATAAATTGCCCACTGATAAATACAGAATTTGGACACAGGTTTTTGTAAACAATACAGACCCTGTTTAAAGCAACAGGTTCACATCTGCTCCCAGAAAGAATAGGAAATAACACCAGCCAAGCAAAGACACTCTTACAAACAGAATTTTAATAATTCAAGGTATTTAAATATTCCTGCATTTTCATCATCATTACTAAGGAAGCACTTACAGTCAGTCATAAAAGAATACTCAATTTTAGACAGGGAAAAACCCACTTCCTTCCTGAATGGAGGAACTATGGGTTCAAAGCTCAAGTACTCTGTCCCAATGCAGTAACCAGAAAAGGCTACTGACCAGGAAATCTTTTTTCATGTAGTGaaaaggattatttaaaaaaatcctaaaataacaAAACCAGGTTTTCTACCCAACACTACACCCTTTCCTCTGCAAAACTTTGCTGAtgccctttttcttcttccccaatAGCCCCTTTGGTAcctgaaaatttaaaaacaaaccaacccctactttttttattttaagacaatCTATATTCACCTGCTGCTGCTGATCTCCCTAGGTCAGATTTCAGCTTTTTATGCCTTACAGAAAAATCACAGTACTCGGGAACTCACCACAAGCCATCGTGAGTACCTGGTTTAATGTAAGACACACCACAGTATGATTTAATAGCACACACCTAAACAAAACAGGAGACCAAAACAGCACGAGAACAGCAGATGAagagggctgggtttttttggtttcgAGTAAGAGCTCTGCATGTATGCTATGATTTTACAGCCACGAATTTTTCTGAGAACTTAAGTGACAGTATCCAAAGAACATGTAATACAAGCTTTGACAAGTGTGAACTACTTCATTGACTTTAGGGTCCTTATCTCCTCTGGAAGTATAGGGTATgggtttcttttgatttttcctgctgttctacTGTGATCTGATAATCCTTCTGCCTTTATAGGATCTGTCAGTTTTACTCCTCAAAAGAAGCAAACTAAATGAAAATGCTTGTTCCATGCATAGTTTATGGTACTTATCAAAGCTGAAGTCTATTTTGGCAAATGAAAGAAGGGAAACCCAGGCAATTAAGTAGAACTTCGCTTCTGCTACAGCATAAAAGTATGAAATGTAATGCCTAAAATCAAGTCTTGCTGACACTTAAATTACTGAGCAGTTTTCCTAAAGTCAACACAATTAAATAcctgtaaaaattttttttaatattggccCTAAAAAGAAGTAGAGGGAGAAACGCTGTGGAATTCAGGAAGAGAACTCATAGTGAACATAAAATgcatcagaacaaaaaaaaagggaaaaaagaaaaggaaaataaatcgattaagtattttttcagagaaaaattaaagtgtCAGGATTAATCTCTCCAGTtacctttttctccttgtttaaGACTTTTCACAAAACTTTcatatcttttttgtttttctggattTCTTGCAAATGGTTTGAAGTCACTAGAACCAGCATTTGCTAACTGCCCCCCCAACAACATTTGCCATTTTTGAGAAGCATCATCTGGGGAGGCTGGCTGGAATCTGCTATTTCGTGACTGCTGAGgcagtatttttgctttcatttgttgTTCAGATGCTTGTTTCACTTCTTTGAGTCTTTCTCTATCTTTCTCAGACAGGTATTCCAAaacagaaggagccggacctaaaaccaaaaaaagcagtaagaggtaaattgaaatgaaaacaactaTTTCTGCCACTTTAGTGGAGGAAAAAAGCCGACCACTATGCATATACATTCAGAGAAAATGCTCTTAAGCAGCAATAAACAGTATAATGGCAGACATTGCAGATAAAAAATTGGCTACTATTACATGTTTTATGCTATTTACCACATATTTACGTATTACTTTGTTAACTTTACAATTGTAGATACAAATGCAAACCACATTTACAAATTACCTTTTTAGTGAATTTGAATGTATTTCAGTGAAACCctcattttacaggaaaaaaaacctctcataGGCTACTATATTCCAAATTCATAATAaggccacaaagaaaaaaaaaccaaacaccacaacAAAACACAATCCCACACATACTTAAATCTTTTAAAGaggaaaagtaaatgaaaatacaggCAGGTATGTCAACAATTCATCTGTTGAGATGAAACTGAACAATAGTAAGGTATTCTAGCTAAGCCAGCTAGTGTTAGTATGTTTATATTAGAAAATAGTGTTCAAGACTAGACCAAATTTTTGCTGTTATATAAACAAACAGGGGACCTGAAACACAAGCAAATGTGCAGTCACATATATCAATACCTTTTAGACCAGTCTCTCCTAGTCGTTCCCTCCTCTGAGATGCATTCAAAGCATGCCTGCTTTGTTGTGTCGTATCACTCTCAAGTTTTCCAGCTGATTCCTCTAATGCCTTCTGTAACTGGTAGTTTTCATTCCCAGCTGCTATCACAGGTCGAAAGTAATGGACTGGTCTGTAATTTCGTGGCAGGTCAGGTGGTGGATAAATCTTGGCAGGGGGATGATAAAACAAAAATCCACTGAGAGAGAAATACAACTTTGTATTTAACACTTACAAGTGTGTTTCAGAAAAAGTCACCTCAATCTAAAAATTCCTCAATTTACATCTTAGCAGTAGAAAGAGATATTACAAGCTACTGCTTCTTTTAGACCCTGTCAGCAAGTGGCATTGTAATACAGACTTTGGGAACAAACTGTTATATTGTTTATACGTAATGATtatgaaaaatcagaaagcatgCACATCAAGCCACCACAAAATTAACAAGAGTCTTAATATGCATTGCTTTTATTTGAGAAAATGCTCTTGATATTGcttaataattacattttttttaaatggaagtcaCATGATTTAATCAGTTAATTGGACTACTGAGTACTTCTGTGCTTACTGTATTTTAATGTCTTTCAAACTCCTTTTCCCCCATGTTCTTCATTCAAGCTGTTACTTCAAAGGTTATCCCTGTGCCTCCTATATGACTCAATTTTATATACCACACacgttcttcctttttcttcattagaAAGAGGACCATGTCACACAATTCTGTTTGTCATTctaatttatacaaatatatacgGCATAGATGATGCAAACCTGAGAGGAGGGGTAACAAATGAACTTCTCACTAAAATAGTGAAGTGGATGAAGCATGGGGCCTGatttttacagaaaactgaatGTCACATCTGAAAGATCTAGAAGTAAAAGatgtacatttttttatttcaaagttaaatCAAACCATTTCTGCAACTTTATGCCAAGTAACAGTGGATAGTGTGGAAGGCATTTGTTCAAAGCCAGTACGTATGCAAAGTTTAATTCATCCAGTAGTCTGACAAATTTTAGGTTTGTATTGAATAGCCTCCAACACTATAATTTTGCTCATTCAGCAATCTTTATTGCTGACCAGAACTTTTATTTCTAAGAACGTAAAACAAATTGACCAACAGTAAAGTCCATACAGCTCACATGTCAATTTGCTGATGTTATTCTTAATACAAAAATATCAGTATCTGCTTACCTTGCTTGGAGTTGATGATTTTGATGCCAAGGAAAAACCATCCAAGATTTTGCCTATATATTTAACTTCTCTTTCAGACCCTGCAAAATGACCACAGAGTTGGtcaatatttaaaacatatatgtttggcaaaaagcattttttctgaatattttccatttttcaatatattttatgGAACATAATTGTAGTTCTTTGTCTTCActgcctttcatttaaaattaaggGTTCTGAATCTGGATTAGTATTACACAGCTAAAAAACTACTACCAGAGATTGCTGTAAGATGAACATGGCTAATAGTGAGGCAACAGTATCACTACTATGCATAGCTAACATCATGAGTGCCATTAATTGTGTACAACTAACATCAACAGGTACTCTAGAAATCACTACAGTATTTCACGCACTTAAAAGCTGCACTAAAGATAAAATTATATCAAGATAAAATTTACAAATGTTATTTGAAAAAACACAAgtgcatctaaaaaaaaaatctctttgcaagTATTGGGTCATATTTTGTCACCATGATTCATAATCATTTGTTTCCTTCAATGGAATTGAATGCTGTATCTCACAAAGCAGCACATattgtccttttaaaaatataatttgggGGTTTAATCTACATGGGatttttggaaattatttccagaTTTGGACACTTCAATATAGAAGGAGTTTCAGATATCAGGTCCAGAAGATACCAGaccactgaaaattaaaatatttggaaaacagagactaCACTTACACAatttccgcccccccccaaatacaAATTATGCTAGCTCTTTAGATAGAACTACAGTTCTTACTTTTTTTGGATTTATACTGCTTAGGCGCTGTCCAGCCATACAAGCCATCTCCAGGCTCCTCATCTTTTAGAACCGTATCATACTTTGACAGTGTTTCAGTTGCATAAatatcatcatcttcctcctctaaAGCTCCTACACCAAAAgcctaaaatatattttaaataaaaataatgagaattctaaagtataaaaataatacttttaagtCACACGTCAGAACACATCTACATGTATATCTATCCATCTATACTATATAAGATGTccagtatacatatatatactggGAAAACTGTACAGCTTCACAAAAAAAGTGCTACCAactagtggggaaaaaaaacaaccctgccTCACCGAACACAAAAGCAAACATATTCCACTCCCTTTGCAGGGAGTGACAGTGAGTTTGTTCTGTACAGGATGAGGACAGCAGCCTAATTCCACAAGGTAATACTTGCAGTCTGACTAAGAGCTTGTTAagttctcaaaaggaaaaaaatgtaagttcGCATGAAAACTAAACAAGTATAATTCCCAGTAAACTGACAGTGCTTCTACATAAGAACCACAAATACCTTGGAGGGAAGCAAAACCTCTCTAGCTGACAGATTCAACATTACTGAAAGTAAAATTGACAAATGTAAACTAAAAACATATTGAATATTCACTTTCTCTAATCAAAGTAACACAAGAATTTTCTCCACCCAGCTATTCAGAGTGAGGTATTTTATAGTTCTCTGTAACAATATCGATAAATGAAGGCATTTAAGAGTTCTAAGGATTTGCCCACATCTCAAGTAAAAAACGACCAAAAAAATCCTGTTCTCAAACCACAGTTCAGAGTTCTTATAATAACCTTACAAAGACTAGGTGccttccacagaagaaaaaaaccaaagtttaTTTAGATTTTAATGCACTaataataaaatgcattaaaaaatgtcCTTACCTGACCTGTAATACctagttttcttcctttactgtGTCTCAGATCACCAAGTAAATTGCTTGTGTCTTCAGAACCACCTGTAAAAAGATTCAGGTGTTCTCTTCCAGATACACCGAACAAAGCTTGTGAGGGGTCCAAACCCTTATAGCCAAGTCCATGGACATTCTCTTTTGGAGTCAAATCTACAGGCATTACATCTTTTGGTGCAAATGTCACATTCTCTGGCTGGTATTCATCCTCTTCATCCTCGTACAAAATAAAAGTATGTAACAGCAAATATGACTAAGAGTTTTGTATGTCAAGCTTTTACAACATTTAGTTAACATGAGACTAGGCAAGtttgcatttcttaaattatACATGAAAATATGTACGAGCTACACCTGCTTAGGTAGCAAAACAATAGATTTAGTTACATTAAAACCTTTCTTCACAATAAGCATAGTAagtatttatgaatattttaacaaaactGGAACTGCATGTTAAAATACTGTTCAAAGACATCAAAgaagttcttttttaaatgcGTTTGCACGTATTTTTACATAAGTCAACAAACAACTTTTGCCTGTTCAATACCTCAGAACCCTCAGACAGTCCAGGTGGTAACGCACAACCATATACTTTCACTGCAGGATCTGTAAAAGACATAATAGCATCATATTAAATTACAGTTCTTTATTAAATTTCTCTAAGATTAAAGAAACGGACCaaataaaaggagattttaaaatgaactctCTAATCAGTCTCTGAATGCTAACTTTCTATTAACAAGTTCAGGAACTTCACTGAACTTACCAGGTTTCTGCCTGCGTGGCTTTCTTTTGACTCGTGGTCCAattccttgtccttctttccagCCCATTTTTCGTAACAGTTCAACCCCAACTGTTAttctaagaagaaaacaaaagaaaaaaaaaattacctcaaaCCACATCTTTAATATTCATTGAGAAATAATAGACATATATAcctttcaaaattatgtttttatacCCCACTTTAAAATCAAATCTGAACGTATCAACATTTGCGTATACACTACATCGCAGTTTGTAAATGTCTACCCGGTACAACTGCACATATGAAACAAAAATCCAGGTGGAAGCCACTTAGAAAGTGTAACACTGCAGACCTTCCAATCTCTTTCACGGATTACTGTGGTCAAACATTACTTTTCTAACCAATACCACACTTATAAGTGAAAGGAATTGTTTggttaacatttatttaaatttacttACTTTGACGGTCCTATTAAATCATCAAATGCGGTGGTTCCTGGAATGGCAGCAACTACTCCTGCAATCTGTCtagctttctcttttattctgtCTTTAGCTTTGGATGCAAAGTCATCTGTGGTTGTAATATCTTTTGGTGCGATCCCAAATTCACTAAGATCCTGGAAAATATAGACAAAATGGCAAAATTAAGAATATGTTTCCCTCAAATGCTTACTTACTGTAATggtaaaggaaagaaaacaggatatGACCCTCATATTGGCTAAATTTTTCAAGCCatttttacagttgttttctCAATAACTTGAATGGTCGTATTTTAAACAGCATCAAAACTGTTTGTATTTTCTAATAGAGAAAGTGAAAGGGTtgaattttagggttttttaaatattgagATTACAGAAACTTCTTAAGTGAATCTATGAAACATCCTATAGGACCTAGCAGTATAACGCTGTATACAAGAAGCAATTTTAAAGTTACTTCCATTTTCACTATATAAGTTCTTTAGAAGAGTTCATTGCCTGAAAAACCTGCTGTCATGGCAAGTACTTCCAAAAGATTTGTATTCCTTTCTAAATGTACCTCTTCATCCATGAAGTCTTCTGGTCCAAGAACGGTTCTGTCTGCTCTCTTCTGCCGTGATGATACAAAAGCTGAAGGAGTCCatcctttaaagaaattaaaatatctaaTTAAGGTACTGTAAACTGCAACATAATATTTGAAAAGAATTCAAACTTTTCAACCTTACACCTTAAGGGTACATCAAGGGAACACCTACAGAACTACAGTCCAAAAACTCATGGGGAAATAACTTCAACAATACTGTTTCAACTATTTACAGTATGATgaatagcaggggaaaaaaaatgcataatgacAGTTAATTTGTTTACACTAACACTAAATTATGGTAATCAATTAACCCTTCCCAGAGGACAGAAAAATATCTAACCTTCCTTTGTGCCAACAGTGTTAAAGTAACCAGCAGAGAAACCACCAGTAAACGCTCCATGGAAACGCTGATATCGTCCCTTTGCATCTTTAACAGTCTGTTCTTGAAGAGGAACCGGCTTTCTAATTCGTTCACCTACAATCAGATAAATCAGAAACTAAGTCACAACACTGCATAAAGAATGGACTCTCCACTTGCTCcagatgccatttcttctttgCAATTAAGAACTGGATCAAATAGTAGCCACCCTGAAGTGGAAAGCATCAGCAGTTTACATTTATTCTCACCCTGCTTTAAACACTTGTATACACTGTTGATGTACGCTGCTCAAGTAAAAGCATTAAGTGTTCAAATAGAAATCCTAAATTCTAATGAGttccaagaattttttttccactgtgaaagGACACTTTTAGTTATTAAGTATGCAAAACCCCCGACAGCACTTTATCACTTAAGTAATTGTCTTGAGAAATTATACATCAGAAGTGtccaaaactgaaacaaaacacaaagctatCGACTCAGAGATAAACATTTGCACCTTTAAAACCATATTTCTATGAATTAAGTGGCACAGACTCAGGAGTCACAGCTATACATAAGTCCTTGGATGATGTTGAATCTGTCTCATTAATATAAGCACAGGACGTTCACATTAGCGTAACTGTATATACTTGAGCTGTTATACCTGAACTCCACTTTTTTTTGAGGCTTggggaaaggacagaaagaacGACAGGCCCCGAGCTGAACCAGAACCGTGCCGGCACAAACCCTGGGGTACCCCAGGCCCACACCCGCATGCCGAAAAGCCGGTGTAGTGCCGAGAGGCCTTTTTCACGTTCCCGTCGCGGGAAGCCTGCCTGCCTGGTTCCCAGACTGTTTTACCCCGTGGCCCCTCGCCCAGGGCCGGCACCAGCACCCCTCTCGCAGGCCAGCACGGCTGCCAAGGCAGCCCCTACGCCCCACggcagcaggagaaagggaaggcaGGTCTGCGCTGGGCCCACACACCACAGCTTTCCCGAAGTGAAGGCCGTAGGGAGGCGTACAGCAGCCCCGAACCGGGCCCTCCGGGACACCCCGGCCCCAGCGCCTCACGCCGGGCTGCCTCCCGGCCCGCGCTGCTCCCCAGCGCCCGCCGCAAGGAATGCCGGAGGTACCGAGGAGGAGCAAGGCGAGCTCCCTGCGGGCCCTTACCCTCCTGCAGGGGCTGCAGCGCGGTCCCATAGCTCACCAgatcctcctcctcgctgtcaCTGGActccgccgccgccatcttgccgCGACGGTGGCTCGCGCAGGACTGGGCTGCGTCACGTGAGGGAGgcgaggcgccgccgccgccgccgcctgcgctGGGGCGGGAGGAGCGGGAGCTCCGCCGCCGCCATCGGCCCGCTCCTCCCCTCAGGGACCGCCGTTGCGCCCCGCCGGCCGCCAAGCCCAGCGCGGTAGCGAGGACGCCTCTCGGTCCCCGTCGCGGAGGGCATTTCCTGCGGGGAGCTACGGCAAAGCGGGGCGGGCACGGCGGTGACCGGAGCCTGCCGCGGCCGCGCGGCGTCACTCCCGCGCAACCGGCGTCGGTTTAAGAGGTCGCAAACCCCGGCATTTTCAGTGACTCCGGCCAGCCCCTTCGGCCCGGGGAACTGTGTGAATAACGCTGGAAAACGCTACCGTGTGCTGCTCCAAATCAACGGCCCGAAATGCTCTTTGGTGTCTTCAATAACGCTAGAAAGCGTCAAACACTTGATAGTCGATGGCCGTCCCGTCACCTACCTCGGAACGTCAAATGCACCAGATCAGGCCCACTCGCAAAGCGCCTCGGGACTAAGGGCCGGGAAAAGGACAGCAaaaattttctgtgaaacaaattCTGTCTAAATCAAGGTGTAAAGCGAACTCCACCCTGAATCAATATGACCAAGGGAGGTGTGCATTTAACTCAGTGACAGTCTTTTGCAGATAACATGGCAAAATTTGGTTAACCACGTTGTTTTAcgagttgttaaaaaaaaaatgtgcacagGAATCCGTGCAGAAGTCTCTGCATTCAAACCTTTAGTAAAAGAGCTTCATCCCCCAATGCTTTCAGGTACCTCTGCACCTCATTGGGGAGTCTTGTATAATGAGAAAAACTTCCACTGAATGTATTTTATACAAAGAGCACATAAGAACCAATAAATACTCACCAGTAAGACCCAAGTGTTCAAAATCTGGATTTTAATTTTGTGGCTTTTCACGGTGTTATTCATGAGAAACTCATAATGGCGATTTTGATTAATTTGGTTTCTCAAGCTTAGGTTTTACATTAATACTCAGATTCACTAAAAGCACAAtatattataaatttaaaaaacaaacaaaaaacccaaatgaccgcaaacccaaacaaaaccgcTTCATTTTGTGCTGACCATAGATTCTACCAATCCACAACTTTTATAAGCAAGTATCATCAGTTTCTTAAAATCCTTGAAAATAAATCACAACACAGTCTCTAAGAGATGCCTGCCCTTAATAAATAAGACTTCTGCAAGTTTAGTGGCGTATTCTCTAACccagtatttgtgtgtgtttgtatacacAAAACTGGTTTCTTTCACAGTGAAACTACCTGAGTTTCATGTGGTTTCAGGTTTCCATAGGAAATATTTACACGGTTCCGTGCAAATAGGAAGTACTCTGTTTAATTTAGGTCTCCAATCCACTTAAAAACAGTATAGTAGAAGCCACAGACATTTATCTACATGCATTATCTTTTCTCATCATTACTAATTAGTAAGCAGTTAGCTAGAACATATAGTGGCAAAATGAGTTGTTAGCACAGttgctgtttctctttgtttAGGAAATAATTGTTCCTGAATAGTCAATTCTATGTGCCTTTGATTTAACACACAGGCTTAAATAAACCTTTTTTGCACAATGTTAACAGAAAATCTTTTGAGTGTCTTGTCTGTTATGTTCAAAGAGTTGGGCTAATCAAATctcgaagtttttttctctttaagggTTTTATCAGGTTAGAATTTTATTTGCATCCCGGTGGTATTTCCTTCTCCATGGTAAACTCTATCTCCTGTTTATAATTGTTAAACCAGGTGACAATTGCTATTTGTAGCTGTTAAACAAGACTAATTCCAGTGTCTTTTGATAATTGTAATGAAACTAAAATATTAGTAAATCTGGATAgcttatgtttaaaataaattcttttacaGTCATTTggttggtgaaaaaaaaaatctacattttgaaTGAAAGCTCAAATAATTGCTAGTACATTTAATGCTGAAATTGAGCCCCTAAGCCATAGATGGACTTCAGGCTTTAGTTTTGCAATAAATTTTCAACATCTACTTTTGAATTAGCGCGTCAAGAAGGTTGACCATAAAAGTGTCTTCCTATAGATTTTGTTATATTCTTTAAAACCAGTTCCTCAAATAGATAACTTACTGTTATGTGAGTCAATGGAACTTCAGACTAAAAGCAGCATAACTGATACATaaaagaaggaagcaaaaatTTGATTCATTTACAGGGGTgttaaaaacatgttaaaaagggaaaacataagtacagaaagtataaaaatacaatattaaatacactacctttttatttttcaaagcacagcAGAACCAGACAGCTTGACCTCACCTCTGCCTTATCTTGTGTTCAATGGGAATATTCCCCTGAATATTCTTCCTGCCAACACATGGCTACTGTATCAGTTGATGAAAGAGACATGTGAAGTACAGACCCTGAGGCATTGTTTTAGCTTCTACAAAGtgctaattttcattttttaaaacaatgaagagCAAAAAAAAGAGATAACGAATATTGTCCTTAAGTACACAGATTTTTATCTATGGATCTCAGCTAAAGGCAAGGCATTATCTGGGAAAAGTGGTGATGATTTTGCCCATGTTTGGCCTTACATTCTTAATCCCCACTGAAACTGCAATGTCTTATTTCCAATATGATCTCACAGTAGAACAGGCAAAGCACATTAGCTATTCAATAGGAAATGGGATTTTATTTACAGTGAAGATAAAGCTGCAGTTAACATGTGCCCCACACTGTTAATTcaaagaagcagcagtgaaatgCTGTACCTATAGCCAATGATACCATGGCCATCCAAGGCCCTTATCCTCAGTTTGTGTACCATTTTTATACCATTTTGCTATCCCACAGTAAATTTATTGGTAAGGAAACCTTCTACTGGCACTTCTTACTTGCAGTTCCTGTCTGGTCACTTTTCAATTCATCGGTCATAAAATGCAGAACTTCTTTTGTTTATGAGAACACCTTCCCATTCTTTACTCTCAACATTTTCTAACTTGAAAATATCCTACACCTTGTAAACTTGTAACAGTCTACAAGCAGATTCACATAACTATTGCTGCTGTTCCCCCATGCCCTGTTTTTGCCAttctccatctttttttccccaaatacttaTGTGGaaagagttggggggggggtggggtgggcgtggagggggaacagcctatgatcccttttcctctctcctcaccTAAAACTCCCCTACAGTAGCCAGACATTTGCTCATTAAGAACTGCAATCTTCA
Above is a genomic segment from Harpia harpyja isolate bHarHar1 chromosome 9, bHarHar1 primary haplotype, whole genome shotgun sequence containing:
- the GPATCH1 gene encoding G patch domain-containing protein 1 isoform X3, whose translation is MDEEDLSEFGIAPKDITTTDDFASKAKDRIKEKARQIAGVVAAIPGTTAFDDLIGPSKITVGVELLRKMGWKEGQGIGPRVKRKPRRQKPDPAVKVYGCALPPGLSEGSEDEEDEYQPENVTFAPKDVMPVDLTPKENVHGLGYKGLDPSQALFGVSGREHLNLFTGGSEDTSNLLGDLRHSKGRKLGITGQAFGVGALEEEDDDIYATETLSKYDTVLKDEEPGDGLYGWTAPKQYKSKKRSEREVKYIGKILDGFSLASKSSTPSKIYPPPDLPRNYRPVHYFRPVIAAGNENYQLQKALEESAGKLESDTTQQSRHALNASQRRERLGETGLKGPAPSVLEYLSEKDRERLKEVKQASEQQMKAKILPQQSRNSRFQPASPDDASQKWQMLLGGQLANAGSSDFKPFARNPEKQKRYESFVKSLKQGEKVDTLEHYLDPSMTEWERGREQEEFFRAAMFYKSSNSTLSSRFTRAKYEDDVDKVEVPRDQENDIDDKETAVKMKMFGKLTRDKFEWHPEKLLCKRFNVPDPYPDSSIVGLPKVKRDKYSVFNFLTLPEPTTSVTQATNEKIQQNNSVNKPKKPSRWDVSDKEKEKKDSISEFISLARSKADVQQQPPLPATEECGTGLSETLPTEVANEEKDQEEESRPSMDLFKAIFVSSSDEKSSSSEEESDDEQQPSTSVTDSETTKQVDLPDSSSSNVQENVAATTDPGVPLLRTSEQELDTTEEFGPKLPPAFSSGPTWQQEPVVPASFPGPSRKEKHRKNREKHKTKREHKHKKEKKKKHKKQKNKGKHKNKKSEKDSSSDTADSSDSLSDIDTTGLSPKELLRRGHSNAISDCCFTSDGHYLCTASWDKSLKIWDVKTEEFRCHEPVSLNEGHEGSVSSCLFSQDASLVVSGGYDKTIAIWDTDAGYKKLSLKGHLDWVTDVAISKNKKWILSASKDSTLRLWNIEKMDHIPSVIEIRKARGSKIAQCEECEKTFLCLQRSDSEMISKCVFCRLSSPVRKILPSPPSVSPDV
- the GPATCH1 gene encoding G patch domain-containing protein 1 isoform X4, which codes for MAAAESSDSEEEDLVSYGTALQPLQEGERIRKPVPLQEQTVKDAKGRYQRFHGAFTGGFSAGYFNTVGTKEGWTPSAFVSSRQKRADRTVLGPEDFMDEEDLSEFGIAPKDITTTDDFASKAKDRIKEKARQIAGVVAAIPGTTAFDDLIGPSKITVGVELLRKMGWKEGQGIGPRVKRKPRRQKPDPAVKVYGCALPPGLSEGSEDEEDEYQPENVTFAPKDVMPVDLTPKENVHGLGYKGLDPSQALFGVSGREHLNLFTGGSEDTSNLLGDLRHSKGRKLGITGQAFGVGALEEEDDDIYATETLSKYDTVLKDEEPGDGLYGWTAPKQYKSKKRSEREVKYIGKILDGFSLASKSSTPSKIYPPPDLPRNYRPVHYFRPVIAAGNENYQLQKALEESAGKLESDTTQQSRHALNASQRRERLGETGLKGPAPSVLEYLSEKDRERLKEVKQASEQQMKAKILPQQSRNSRFQPASPDDASQKWQMLLGGQLANAGSSDFKPFARNPEKQKRYESFVKSLKQGEKVDTLEHYLDPSMTEWERGREQEEFFRAAMFYKSSNSTLSSRFTRAKYEDDVDKVEVPRDQENDIDDKETAVKMKMFGKLTRDKFEWHPEKLLCKRFNVPDPYPDSSIVGLPKVKRDKYSVFNFLTLPEPTTSVTQATNEKIQQNNSVNKPKKPSRWDVSDKEKEKKDSISEFISLARSKADVQQQPPLPATEECGTGLSETLPTEVANEEKDQEEESRPSMDLFKAIFVSSSDEKSSSSEEESDDEQQPSTSVTDSETTKQVDLPDSSSSNVQENVAATTDPGVPLLRTSEQELDTTEEFGPKLPPAFSSGPTWQQEPVVPASFPGPSRKEKHRKNREKHKTKREHKHKKEKKKKHKKQKNKGKHKNKKSEKDSSSDTADSSDSLSDIDTTGLSPKELLRRGHSNAISDCCFTSDGHYLCTASWDKSLKIWDVKTEEFRCHEPVSLNEGHEGSVSSCLFSQDGSFGLGDRCCD